The genomic stretch ttttttggccaCGTTGTAGCCCTGATGTAATGGTTATTTACCTGGAACGAGGGGGTATGTGATATATTCACCTGGTACCAGGTGTTTGGAGTAGTCAAACAGAAGTTTTACCCGAAAGAGATAAGTAACTCAGAGGAAAATGTTAAGGCGTTAAGGTAACGTTAGGGCAGAGCAGTTTTGGAAACTCTGTTGGACCTCCCACCGCCACAGATTTTTGTGTCAGTCGTCGGACGAGTCACGTTGCAAAGCAGCATGTGTGCAGGTAGACGTTGGAGAtgtgaaatttgtttaaaattgACGCAGCCGGTGAAGCGAATTTCTAGTTTGGAGGACATTGCGCTATGACTATTGCCGACGAAGAAAATGAAGTCCAAGAAAATGTGGTCAGTTCgttaaatcaaaattcaaaattctgaCTTGTGTTTTCACTGGGACAGTTATACATGTTGAGGGGAATATCAGCCGGGGAATATGATAAGGGGAATCAGCTTCTGTTTCAGCCCCGCGCTCCCCTGTTTCAATCAAAGCCGCCACCAACTTTTCAGACAGTGAATAATAATGAGGGGTTATgtaaaaagaacaaaggaaactgagcaaagtgaaaaataagTCATCAGGTGCGAAAATAATTAGGGTAGTCCGCAACAACAGCGCACAGGTCCGCAATGGGCTGGCTGTGTTAATAAGCCAGATATCTTCGCAGTGCCTAGTAGAGcgtgttattttcttcaaaaagtgTTTAGAAAGCCGAATCCTGATGAAGAGAAGATCCATGTTCGAGCAGAATCGGGGACACAGGTTGGAACAATGAAGGATACACAGTGTTTTGAAAGGGAAACATTTTTAAGGCACTTGTAATTCTCCGAGTGCCAAGTTTTATTGTCGTTTGTAACATGTTATAAAATTATCTTTTCAGGCGAAAGAGTTTGGAATTAAAGCTCGTACAGCATGTGAAAACACCGTGTCCTCTGATGATGAAGCCATGAAGAATGTGGTCGAGTTTTTGAAAGCTGTTGAACGGTCATTGTAAGAACCTGTCCAACGGTGAGATGAACTCAAAGAGAAAGTCCTGTACAGAGCAGTCAACTGTAGAGGCATAAACGCTAacgaccctaaccctaacccgttACAAGCACGTTCAAATCCCTGTATGTCAAggtgcttttttttaaataaaaaatagtgCCATACTTTTAGATACGCTTTAGAATTTGACGTCAAGTTTGGAACCTTGATTTATGGTCTGACGCCCCTATCTGTAAAAATCAATAAGGGTTTTCTGCTGGGGTAGTGATGTTTAGAATGTAGCTTATGTTCTTCCCGCAGTATATAAGTCAGCCTATCATTCCTCTACGTGCCAAACAAATAAAACGTTATTTATAATGTCGTGAGTGCTGTATGAATTTTCTCGTCCCAAAATCAATGCAATATTGCGCGCCGTCTGAGTCTGACAAAATCCTTAtttgtgactattcaaatgaaacctattCCGCGCTGTTTATTGGTGATTGACTGttggaaaaataaaagttgaagtTTATGCTAGCAAGTGTAAGTTGGTTTCCCGTGGATGAAAAAAGGGTGTAGTGACGATATGTTTAAATAAGCCCAAAGGTTTCtgaaaatcatcatcatcatcatcatcatcatcatcatcatcatcatcatcatcatcatcatcatcattattattattattattattaatcaatTATCCTTCAATGAACAGTCCCACTATCTCTTATCCCCAACTATTTATGGCTCCTTTATTTCTATTCCTTTGTATCCAAATGGGCGTTTATTATGTgatgtttaaaaaacgagcaagGGTGTATTATCAGGTTCGGCTTTGCcttgagtttttaaacctgatacctctgataatacacgactgcgagctttttgaacggcttcaaaatctctaatatagatcaactcattttacactaatatttagatttgggttattttggtctagaAAAATTGGACGTGAGGTTTAGCCGgttctttatcagatataaagacactcattaaacattaatttcttttgttttttctttatgaattatttatgAGTGTTTGAAATTCAGTGGCAAAATTAGAGATTACCAATTGGGAAAGAGTCAACACAAAACTACAGCATGTTTTAAAGATGTATTCATTCATTACCCTGGAAACAGATCTGAGAAGGGAAGGGAAGATGATGCGTGTCATCTCGTGAAAAATATTCCAGGAAAAAACGTTTCTTGGTTGCTGTAGTAAATCGGTGCAATGTAGGTAGTGATAAGTAGCGAAAAACGAAATTCCCAACGTTTTCAGATTACCTGAACTCCCTGAGGCTGTGAAGAAGAGAATAAATTTTATTAGCAATAAAATGTCCAAAGGTCAAGCCACCCAATTATAATGTTTACGAAGCAAAAATACGAAATTTCATTAAGCGCTTGTCAACTGAAACAAGGTGTGTCAATACTCGTTTCAGGCTTGCATATTAATTATAAAATtgtggttttttaaaaataaagagtgtAAAAGTCTGAAACCTGGCGATAACTTACGATTCGGTTGATCAGGGCGCGGCTTATGAGAACTTTGGATAGATTCATAACAATTTATACGTGTGCTTTGATCATTGGTAAACATGTAACTTGCCCACTGCCCTTCCACCAGCACTTAAGAATCAACGCAATTGCGCGCAATGTTTTTCCAGACGTGTTTGCTTTGAATTAACACATATGCGAATCTCGTCTATTTTTTAAACTTCCGAACAGCATGTACTTAAAGTAAGCCACTCAACTCGGATTTATTATTGGCGGAATATTTTGAGAATAATTCTCATTTTTTGGTAAATAGTTCGGTGACTTACTCCAAATCCCTCACTGATCCCCTTTTGCTTGAAGTTACCAGAAGCAGTCCTTAAAATTTCATATCTAAACGCTAAATTCTCTCTGCTGAAGCTGATGCGTTGAAATATCgtcaaacaagaaaagaataaataatattGACCAAATGGCACCTTTCCTTGAACTGTCAAAAGATGTAGTGATAATTTGCCAAACAATTCCAATGAAAAAAGGGACAACTTCATTGCGATTCGCGGCTAAAATTCCCTCAAGAAATAACCGCCTTCATTTAGAAGTCACCAGTTTGTTTGGTCACAAGTTCGAGTCAAACGTTTATAGTAACTTAAGAATATCCCGCTAAGTTTTTACTGTACCAGTCAATCGGTACAAGAAGGgttgttgttattttaagtTCTAAACGTATCTTAAGAACCATCTGAAAGATGTATTTGTATTTGGATGGTTTATTTGTATTGTTGTTAGTAATGTCTTTCGGAATATTATTAACGCAATAATGAAAGAGCTGGAAAAATGATTCAATGCGGCGACAACTGGAAGGCAAACGCTCGGTAGTCTGTTGGGTAAATGCTACTGGAATCGGTTCTGTATCAATAGATCTCGATACGAAAACATTGATCTGAATAGACCAACAAGAAGCGGCTAAATTTCAGTAATAGTTGCATAGACTtgttaactgaaattaaaggcaGCGTTAAAGTAAAGTTAGACCCTACGCATCAAAGTCATGTCTACAAACGAAAGCTTGAATACCACAGCTCGACCAGAACAAAGAAACGGCGCCGTAGAAGAGTGCTTTGTGAGAGATTCGACAGCTGTTAAGTTGGTTCATGTCATGACATATTGTATTCTGGTAATTGTGTCTTTATGTGGAAACTCCGCCATAATAACGGTGGTCTGGAAAGTACGGCGAATGAGGAAAACTATCAACTTTTTGATTGTAAACATGTGTATTGCAGATCTCCTTATAACACTGTACATGCCGCGCTCGATATCCGTCTCTTTCACGGGATATCGTTGGCTTGTAGGTGGAATATTAGGACTGATATTCTGCAAATTTTCCGTGTTTATGCACCAAACAGCGATAGCAGTCTCCATATTCACTGTGATTGCAATTAGTTGCGATCGgttttttgccgttgttttcCCACTCAAGACTTTCATCACaaagaaaatttgccaaatAATCATAGCTTTTACCTGGATTTTGTCAGCTGCGATTCGACTGCCCATGTTGTACGGACTAGAGGTTACAGTGGGCAAAAACGGCTATCTCGGATGCTTACTGTCCCTAGACGATGCCTTTTACAAAGGAGCGGAGAAGAGTTACTATCAATTCACCTTGATTGGATTATTTGCGGTGCCTTTATCGGTGATTGCTATACTCTACTCAGGAATTTTTATTTCACTGAGACTCAGAAAATCTCCTGGAGAAGTTGTTCCAAGAGGAGCGGGAAGAGAACATAGGCGAGACGCCGTCATAATGAAGAAAGTGCTTCGCATGGTCTTTATCGTGGTAGTTGTATTTGTCTTATGTTGGCTACTGTTTTTCATTCagcttattttgttttcctataAAATTCGAGTTCCTTGTGAGGTGTTATTCTGGCGTCTGTTTCTGGCTCATCTAAACAGTGGCATTAATCCCATTCTATACCTTGCGCTCAACGAGAATTATCGCGAAGGAGTTAAGAATCTCATTCGACGTTGGAGGCCGGGCGAGTTTGTCGCTGAGAAAACGGTGTATCCCATGAGGTCTGTAACTCTGGAGAGCTCTAGAAACCCGCAAATGGAAGGAACACAAACCAAAAACAACGTTAAGGAATGAGACAATAGTGATCTATGAACTGATGGGAGCGTTGTTTTTTACTGAACtgaacaactttatttaagagTCATATCTTCTAGCTGGCTACACGTAGCTTACAAATCGGGGACAACCTCGTATTTCTCCGTCCTTGCCTGAGTAACTTGGTTGTATGTCTGCTTTCTTGTATCCGTCgtgagaaatatttcaagaagtTCTCAGATAACTTTAGCAAGCTAATAGATTTCTATCGCTATGATGTTGATAGTGAGGTAGTTTGGTATTTTGCAGTCGCAATTTGCAATAGTCATCGCACTTTGTtgtacctgtcgcaatttgaaATTAACTGCTTGTTGCACTTTGTCataaaaagctgtcgcaatttttAATAACTGTTAATAGAGAATAATGGGATTTTCTCTTGTAAGTTTCCATTGCGTTTTGTGAtaaatagactgcaaaacagtcggtttttttcctCATAATCGTTTTAGTGTAGCGTAAGAGTAACGTAAGAGCTTCACACGTCCTATGTGGCTGATAAACTGGGTAGTACTTGGTGTAAGACTGCCCAAAATGTCCCGGGCCACCGCCCATTACTGTTAGTACCAAGTACTACCCGATAAACTTAACTGTCGCAAATTGTAATCACTCCATCGCACTTTGAAATAAACGTTTTGAGAGTTAATTATCTTAAAAACAAGAATGGTACCCTGCCATAATCAAGGGTGATGAGGTCATCAAGCGCGTAACTTACCAAAAGTAATAGAACTTCGAACAAGCCGACATGTcactagtctccctcgcagccattttttggatgtcacgcaacgaacgttgcgtgacatccaaaaaacggctgcgagggagactaacaCGTCACGTAAGTTTTAAGTCTTGAAGGGGATCAGTCATAAAAGCAAGTCTCATAGAAAGAGACTATGATAACtaaagtttattacaaagtgaaTTACAGTTGAACCGCTCCTCAACGGCCatcttggggacagaagaaagtggctattgtagagaggtttaaacaagagtcaaggtatggactgtccgccaaaaaaaacGTGGCTGTTGTAAAGAGCCCGGAAAGTGGTGGCTGTTCGtgggggttcgactgtattacaAATTTCAAcagcttatttttttacaaCACGCCATGGACAgcaagagcaataatggctcttgatggACAGCTGTTACAATGGCGACAATTTTTTTATGACAAAGTGCGACATGAGTAATTACATGTGCGACAGCTATGTTACACAGTGCGATGATTATCGCAAATTGCGTAAGTATATGATATCCTTgattcaaattttagtttcatttatttcaagCTCATAATCATACTGATTAccattttcaacaataaaattCAACAGTTCTTGAAAAACTCCTCCTGTGTTTCTATTTATACGGTCATTTAAGTTATTACGCTGTTAAACCGAGTGCGAAGTGATTTCATCTCCATACAACTTTTTAAGTCCTATCTGGCCTATTTCACCCCTAAATCAACGTCTACTACTCCATCAAGTAGCCTTTCAGAATGGAGTTCGGGTATCAAATAACTTCGATGTTTTCCTGAATGTATTTTATTCTGCTTGGCTGCCTAGCGTCGACTGCGATGTGGTGTAGGTAGGAGTATATGTACCAGCAACGCCTTCTGTGTACCGAGTCATGCTTGTTTGTAGCTCAATTTGATTTCGCCCGAGATTACGTCTTTTGCGAAATTTTTCATTGAGAAGCCTTCGTACTTTCTTTGTAGTGGTAAAACACAACATGATGAAAAATCCTGCAAGAAAGTAATAGAAGTTCAATTAGATGATCATTTCTTGTCGATGCCGCTTTACTTTAAACTATAATCGATAGCACCTACCTTGCATACTGTTCAACAGAGTAGAAGGatatttcaaaaattcggcttttTGCCAACTGGAGGCGATTAATTCCAGAATCCAACCCAATCCCATGATAACTGTCAGTTTGATGCAGATGATTGGTAGCGAAACACGGCTGGACGTGTTAGCTGCTGCTATTCTGGCATCCTGGAATAGAAAGAAGAATTGATCCGAAACACTGTTTTAAGAACCTTATGACTGACTTATGATAGATCACACGACAATTGAAAGATGTTCGGTATAATATTGCCTGTAGATTGCGTGGGTGACATACTTTTTTCAGGCGATGGATAGCGTACAAACATTTCGTCAAGCACACCGCATTAAATACCAACGCGAGGCAGACTGGCGTTACCACGGTAACAGTTTTAGCTGTTGGGTCTGAGATCCAACAAAACAGGGAATTtgctgaaaaagcaaaaataaataaataaataaataaataggaaTAAAACGAAAGACATATTACAAGTGTACAATTTGAAAACCCTGTTGATTTAGGCTGCTCATCTTTGCCGTCTAGGGAGGAGAGAAAAACGAGAcacatgaagttggaggtcgtGCAGCCGAACATCAAAagcaaatccgaacttccagcaTGCGAATACATCAGACCAGTTCACGTAAAGTTTTACAGTCTACCATTTCAGAATAAAGGGGGAGGAGAGGGGGTGGAACTTAAAGGAGAGGGGTGTTTAATGACGTTTTCCCTCTGGGACTGGTGGCGTCTTCGagatggggtgggggggggggggggtggagttGGGTTGCTTAATAGAGGATTGACATGTTATTTGCCATAGTCTTAGTAACTGTAATGGTTTCATACCATATCCAACATGGAAAGTTTCAGTGGAGTCCAGCAAAGCGCACACAGTCACAATGATTCCAGGAAATGCCCAGCCAACAATACAATATTTGATGAAAGTCTTTCTTATGTCAGAGGCTTGCCCTCTTGTGTCACGTACTgcacaaaataaaatatatttaaaaaatttagaatatattttaaaaaattgtcatcgtcatcatcataatcTTTCTTACTGTCATTGtctctttgtaaattttggaatttttaaactgtcgttaaacttttttttcgcATTTAGGTGGTCAAAGtgcctgttatgaattaaaaggagatttgagccccATAATGCTCATGGAAATATTTCACGACggtttcaaaatttcaaaatttacgaGGATTTACCAGAAAACCATTCAATCGTGACTGGATGGCAAACGTTTTTCGTCTCATACAAGTCCTTCTAACTTTctgcggccgttgcaatcgctacttttgagatatacggctgaaaatttacaggtgaCCTAATGTTATATGTTCTTTCAGCTCGAActaacaaaattttacaaaagcgaactgtttccATTTTTAccaaaagttgatcacgtgatcaactaataCAAAAGGCCTATCACTATCAAAACTATCATCACTAtcaccatcttcatcatcatcattatcatcatcatcatcatcatcatcatcatcatcaccaccaacATAACAACACCCCACCTAGTCCTTGTTAAACTGTTctcagtcctctatttttccgtaagatcatcgagatggAGCACTTTGTGTTaagggctgccatcttgcatgagtgtcaaaactacttagggggctgTTTGGGAGGAGGCGAGAAaaatctaaacgatctcacgaaaaaataggggactgtgaataGTCTTAGTCCTTGTCGACCTGCTTCTCAAACGATCTCAAAGGTTTTTTGCTTGGgagtttgaagaaattttggATTAATCTTCTACAGACAGTTGTTTTAGAATCACGATTTCTACAAATACAGATAGCTTCACTTTTATCAACTCTCGGGTgtagaaacaaaataattcaagAGCAAGAAGAATGCTTGGAGCTCCTCCCACCTGCGTGTTTGCTGTGTTACATAAATGTTAAAGTATCTCTTAAAAGTAATTGGAAGCTGTTATTATATGTACTAACCATAAACGTTAAACGCATTTGCTGTATCAAACGCCATGACACTCATCCACCAAAAAGAAGCCAGAACAAAGAAATGAAGGCAGATCGCGATTGCTTTGCAGTAGAGCTCAACTTGTTGGAACTTATTagcacaaagaaaaataatgtgGTTGCACAGCATTACCGATAGGAGGCTAATGAGACATTTTCCAGGCAAGTTACgcagttgtttgaaagacaGGTAAACAACGAGCAAAAAACAGTTCGAGACAATCGAGACTATTGTGCCAGCAAATGTGATTTGCCCTAGGGTCGTAGAGGCTTCCCGCTGCAAATCTTTGGTGTTCTGGTTATCTGGACACACAAGATAAAACACACTTCCGTTTAGCCTCATTTCTTTCTCTTGATTCTGTAACATCTGTGACGCAAACACTGTCACCCGACTGGAGTTCAAAAGTATCGGTATTGCACGATTAATTGGTGACGTCAAAAGGGTACATACTTCACCGCCATAGATAACTGTGCAATTAGCCTCACTTGAGCTGCAGTTAAATGATAACGTCAGATTATCTCGATAATTCGCTGAGGGCGGTTGAGCTTTTTGTATCACCTTCTCATCTAGAACGCTCGAACTCACATCAAATAAGATCGACAGGGGTGGTCCCAAATCACCGAAAGATGCTAGGCTGACTTCCGCAATACTTGCATCCCCTTTTTTTCGTTCATTTGGTTGGCAGAGTGCGCAGTGGGGGTTTCGGAAAGATAGTGTATTTAAACCAGCTATTATGATCGGCATAGAATAAGAGGAACATAACTTCCTGATTACAGACATGACTGGTAATTGATTAGAAGCACAAACCATGTCCTGTGGAATACATCTCTTGTAAGGTTGTTTAAGGTTTAAAAGCGGTACATATCGCCACGAGCACTGGTCATTTTCTTTCAGAAACCTTTTGATCGCTGTAACATTGGCTTGAAGCGACTCTAAACTCTGACTCCGGCAATTCGCTATTTCTAGACCCCAGAACGAAAGGTTTCCTGCGTTGTTGCACTTCGcacaagcaatgctgtggtatGTTACATTGTTATTAATGTCAAACACAGGCAATTCTTTTTCCAGTGTCATATTCAGATCTTGAATGGTTTGACACTCGTTCGTGTCTTGACTTTTTGGCTGTAAACTGCAAGAAGATTTCATTATAACTCCATCTGTCCATGAGGAAGTACTCAAGTCCTCGCATGTCATATTTCCAAATGATGAATCAATTCGCGCGTTTCTAAATGTACCACACCTGCAAATGCAAAAGAATAAAGTTAACGGAGCCCACCTTAATACAATGTGATATTAGTGTGGTAGTTGACGAATAACCCTTTGAAACATGAAAGGTTCGGTGTTGGTTTAGTCCAGACGTGTAGGAAAGAAGGTCTTCAAAAACGTTCAGGCACGACACGAATTTGCGCATTGGCGTTTCAGTCGGCTTTGTGTTTGTGGGGAtggtaaaaaataaaacgaagCAGAAAGTTAGTGTTAACGCGTGAACCTGGTGTGTCTTGTAACGTTTAAATAGTGATTTGCGAAACTGCGACCCAAAGCTCGTGccatcaacaaacaaaaaaaaacaaaaaacaaacaaacagtgtGATATTTACCTCAAGTGAAAATCCAAACAGCAATCACCCCACGAAACACAAGCCAGATCACAATAACAAGTTTTAGAATAGCTTCTTTCTTCTAAGTAACACCTGCCTTCACACGAGTGTGTCCTTAAGTGCTTGTGGTTGTTCACATTTTCAAGGAAGTCCTCAATCTGAAACGTCGTGATGTTAAGATTACGAAGACGCTCAATCAGGCTTATAAGACTCACATTTCTTCCTTGAAACTTCACAACAAAATCCCCGTCATTTGTATCTACGAAAAAATTAGTCGCAGTCTTTTAAGGCTAAAATCTCGTGAGATAGAAcatttaaaagcaagcaaaaacTGACCAGAAAAGAGCAAATTTGGTAAAAATTAAACATACCAACTGGTATTAGCATTTCATCTGACTCTTCTCTCTCCTTTACCCCAAAAGATGATCCCTGACTTTCGTTGTAAATCTGCTGAGAACCTGCGGTTTTCTCAATTTCGAAAACTACAGTGATAATCAAAACTACTATCACCATTTTACAATTAAACGGCAGAGATGGATGTGTTTGCGTTTATAGAAAAGAAGGTACGCATTGACCGTTCTGCAGCTTGTTTGATCGGTTCGATCCTCTGTCTTAAGACAAGTGTCTAAAATGGCTTTCAAAGAGGGAAACCTAACTATAATTCACAGCagttttaattaaataaaagtTCATTGCGTATCTTATTGTATTTTGTGAAAGACGTTCTGTTTGAGgtcaaaattgtttaaaaaactggcactgtttttgttttaattaactttaaaaaatgtccTATAACACTTCAGATAACAGTTAATTAGAAAGTATGTTTCAGTGTTCTTTGAAATAAAGCACTTCTCCGAAGGCAAAACTTAGTTAATTTCGTTACGTAACACAGCCTTCCTAACTACCCCTAGCTACTTCTTAGGTAAAATGATATGATGGAGCAATTTTAGtgaaagcttttttaataattagCAGTCTCGTAAAAAGAATCAACAGACTACGCCCAGTCCCAATCGCGCTGGCCATGCAAGTCATTTAGATGAAAGTCCAGTTTCTTTTTGCGAGACAAAATTCTTTCTTGAATTTTCGTAAGGCATTAAAAGCACAGTTTAATTCATAGTCCAGTTTGAATTTGGTTTTTGATGGGTGAAATGCTGAACGTTTGTATTTTACCTCTTCAGTTCCATTTTCAGTGTATTTTGTCGCTACCGGAAAAATAGTAATCTGATTAAGTTGCTTTTCCTCGTTTTACGAAATGGTCGAAAtgaaatcaagatttttttcatgaatttcATTTTAGGGCACTGATGCGAGAGAAAATTTTAGTGTCAAAATAAAATGAGCTTTCCTTGGATCTTTAAAATCAACAATTAAatcattttttatgtttatattTATAAATTGAAAACACGCAAGAGAATAAGCCCagtaaaaatagataaaattaacaaaaaaaaccatAATGTAGTTAacattaagaaaacaaacaaccacatttcctcttcttttaaacCGATTTAAATATTGATGACCAATATACATAATTGTCATTTTAGGGCAAAATTCTTACTGAGTTATTCAGCAAACTGAAAAATAGGCCCAccattaaaaggaaaaagatatTAAATTTTTGAATGCTGCACTATAGGGAAACCGAAACTGAACTAAATAACCAATCTTGTGGTGAAGTAAATAGAAAAGCAGCACTGATATTAATCTTTGTTGGTAATAAAGCTTTgagttttttggctttattttcATTACATTGGGTTTATATTCAGCTGCATATTGTTATCAGATTTGATTGCACAGGCTTGTACTATGGCGAAAGGACCCTTCTACCACGCCAATATTTGACATGGTGCAATTGGTTTTCTCCAGGGTCAGCCGTATTCTTGTGAAAGTAAAGGGTACCAAATTAACTGTGAATGATTGTTGGGGGTTTCTTAGAGCGTTTTAGCCTTTTTACAAGGAGACTTTTCGAATGCCCCATTTAATCTTATTTGTTCACGGTATACGCCAATAAACTCAAACATGGTGAatgaatttttccaaaacacACACTGACTAaacttaaggtgatgttacacgagacgagtcgcaaagacgatttttagcgcaacccagcgttgcaacattgttgcgacattgtttcgaatggttacaacattgttccaacattgcaagcaacgctgtgttgcgctaaaaatcgtcgttacgaatcgtcccgtgtaacatcaacTTTAAATTAGCACGCAGCTTTGCTTGAGTGACTGTGCGCTTTATAGCAGAATCACTCCGGGTCAGCGTTACGCCTGAAAATGCACTCTGACCGGGAACtacttttacagtttttatctgtttgaGCACAAACTTTTGCAGGATGATAGAACTTTGCATTCTAAACAATcggatgattttgttttttgattttaacggctttggcgggaaaatgacgtcacatgattaaaagcaaaattaaaattttaactaaTGATGTAAAAAAATAGGTAATTTTTCAAGAGCACGACGTGATATGATcaattgtgaattttttttgaaaagctcaATTGGTTGAGAAGTTATCAAGCTAtgatttttgaatttcccgccatATTGTTGCTATTTTTAGAAACATATGCACATTTCAAAATGCTACATCTCCTAAAGCAATtgagcttttcaaaaacatttcccTTGCTTGTTTCTATCCCGTTGTGCTGTTTAAAAATTATCTATTTGTTACGTCACTACCTGAACGTTCAATTTTGCTGTCAATcatgtgacgtcattttcccgccaaaaacctttaaaatcgaaaaacaaaaaacatacgaTTATTGTTTGAGTACAAAGTTCTGCCATCCTGCAAACTTTGGGCTCAAACAGATAAGAACTGTAAACTGAAGTAGTTCCCAAAGTGCAGTTTCAGACGTAAAGCCGACCCGGCGTGATAAATTTGAGGgtgcctttgaaaaaaaagatacaGAAAAATAGTTATTGATAAATGAGAGGAAAGGTGTTACGATTGACTTACtaaggaaagaagaaacattTAGTTGATGACAGTTGAAAATCTTCAAAGTTCAAAATGCGCACGCGCTCGAAGATGACGCAAGAATTATGTGCAGAGATGATGCGCACTTTGACAACCTCGCGCGTTCATAACGTTTATAGTTGGGTCAGCTATTTGCTACTGCTGCCACATGAATTAGTTAAGTGATCTTGAAACTTTGATTATTGATCATTAAGCTGCCATTCAAGAACCCGCTGATGTTACAAAGTACTTTATGAATGAAATTAAGAAGATTATTACCCTCTTTTTCGTAATCTATGCTGTGTATTCACTCTACGTAAGATGTCAAGCTAATCCTGGCGGTAGATCATGTGGTAAGTGTAactttgaatatattttttcgTGTACCCAAATACGTTGATAATTTATAGAAAACGTAAACGTCTTACAAGGAGTTTGAGTTTTTAAACCATGGTTACTGACGCATCACAACTGACATGGCCGGACATACAATTGACTGATAACGACTCCCGGGTAGATTGTCAAAAAGTCAATCACTTTCAGCAACGGCCGGGATCGAACAAAAAGTGTTGTTTACTGCGCAGCACTCAATTAAAAGTCCATGAGTAAATGAATTATCTAAGAGTTCGTTAACTCGGAATGTAATAAAACAAATGTCTTGGGCACA from Porites lutea chromosome 1, jaPorLute2.1, whole genome shotgun sequence encodes the following:
- the LOC140933829 gene encoding neuropeptide SIFamide receptor-like, whose translation is MSTNESLNTTARPEQRNGAVEECFVRDSTAVKLVHVMTYCILVIVSLCGNSAIITVVWKVRRMRKTINFLIVNMCIADLLITLYMPRSISVSFTGYRWLVGGILGLIFCKFSVFMHQTAIAVSIFTVIAISCDRFFAVVFPLKTFITKKICQIIIAFTWILSAAIRLPMLYGLEVTVGKNGYLGCLLSLDDAFYKGAEKSYYQFTLIGLFAVPLSVIAILYSGIFISLRLRKSPGEVVPRGAGREHRRDAVIMKKVLRMVFIVVVVFVLCWLLFFIQLILFSYKIRVPCEVLFWRLFLAHLNSGINPILYLALNENYREGVKNLIRRWRPGEFVAEKTVYPMRSVTLESSRNPQMEGTQTKNNVKE